In Manduca sexta isolate Smith_Timp_Sample1 unplaced genomic scaffold, JHU_Msex_v1.0 HiC_scaffold_513, whole genome shotgun sequence, the genomic stretch CGTACGTGTGCGTGTCTCGCGGCCGCGCCGTCAAACAAGAGGTTAGTGACGGCGCCCcccggcgcgggcggcgcgggcgcgtgtACCTCTCTGCGCTGGCGCTCGGCGTCCGCGCGCAGCCGCCGCACCAGCCGCTCCGCCGAGGTGAGCCGCGCGCGCAGCTCGCCGCGCGACTCCGCGCCCGCCCCGCCCCCAgcgcccgccgcgccctccGCGCCCTCCGAGCACGAGCACGAACATGACACCTTCGACTGTACTTCCAGTTCACGCAACTTTCTGGAATCAAACGTACAGAATATGATTGGCAAATTAAATGGATGGGTTAGGTAGGTATGTAGATAGGTAGGTTACAGAGAAAGTTAGAACATTTCCACATCATTCTGTAACATAGCACCcacgcaaaaaaatataatatctaagcTTCGAAAGGTTGGGCGAAGTTCTTAGATCAAACCAACAACCTACGGTTGACTTAGTCATGCTTCTTTCAAGCCCTTGGAAATTCGAAAGCCAATAGAGTTAACGCAGTATTGTTTTAGACTGCCCTATAAAAGGACCAAAAACGACCATAAATCAGCATTCCCTATAATCCGTCAAGTACAAACACTCGAATTGCAAAGCTGGTTCTTTACTCACTCAGTCTGCGCGTCGACGAGTCTCTGCAGCTGCAGTGCTCGTGCCTCTGCCGCCCGCGcctcgccgcgcgccgccgccgcttCGCGTTCCAGCCGGCTCACCTCGCGCTTTAAATTCGCCTCCTGTAACAATATCATCAGTTAGAACTATATTGTACTATACAAACACTATTTTCATAGATAATAATCACTctacaaataaagaaaacacatttaGAAACGTGTAGCGTATTGTATTAGCTAATCGAAGTACAATGAGAGCCGGCATTTTATAGGCAATCAAGATAAGCAACGTCTCGCATTGTATAACATTAtatcatctatacttatattatacttaacaatAACCACACGATCGGATCATCATTATTTTGCCCTGTCAAAAGAAGAGGCACTGGCTATCAAACCGGTATAGTAGTAGGTTTAACTCTACCgcaggttaaaaataaaaaaggcattGAATTTCCATGtgagattaaaataattgacattgAACTTTAATCCTACTCTTGCGCATTTCAGAATATTTATGTCCCATACAACCTTTACAAAGAGATTGCAAAATAGTGTGAATCATTGTCCAAGATACGTACGAGATAAATACAACGAAGGTTgaacaataagtaaataaaatgtttggttTAATACCCACTtaccataaaaatttaaagcatATTGTAACCAAATTAATTGTCAGTATCGAAACAAAATATCTAGTGGTAAAGAGCACACTACACAGTGCAATGCAGTAGATACATTATAATTCAGAGTTTATGTTATTGATACTACTAATGACCAAAATTTTTGTGTTCATCAGCGAGCAATgtgttagtattattatataaaaagaactaATAC encodes the following:
- the LOC119188473 gene encoding uncharacterized protein LOC119188473; the encoded protein is TNPVFLFVSDLQFQLIFNKESSPKTSSPAIAEDSENSEEANLKREVSRLEREAAAARGEARAAEARALQLQRLVDAQTEKLRELEVQSKVSCSCSCSEGAEGAAGAGGGAGAESRGELRARLTSAERLVRRLRADAERQRREVHAPAPPAPGGAVTNLLFDGAAARHAHVRQRHGTNDHTSCSITISSPTHYRYIDDYPRSSILQAESLQLNVMINYLYLIVVP